ACGGACGCCTCCATTCCCGGCCGGAGCGACGGAGCATCTCGTCGGCGGAGGTGGGACCCCAGGTGCCGGCCTCGTAGGGTTCGGGGCGCCCGTTCGCGGCCCAGTACTCGAGCACCGGATCGAGGATCTTCCAGGACAGTTCCACTTCCTCGTCCACCGGGAAGAGGGAGGGCACGCCGAGGAGCACGTCGAGGATCAACCGCTCGTACGCCTCGGGGGAGGACACGGTGAACGCCTGGCCGTAGCTGAAGTCCATGTTCACGTCGCGTACCTCCATCTCGGAGCCCGGCACCTTGGACCCGAACCGCATCGTGACACCCTCGTCGGGCTGCACCCGGATCACCAGGGCGTTCTGGCCGAGTTCCTCGGTCATGGTCTCGTCGAAGGGCAGGTGCGGGGCCCGCTTGAACACCACCGCGATCTCGGTGACCCGGCGGCCGAGCCGCTTGCCGGTGCGCAGATAGAACGGCACCCCGGCCCAGCGGCGCGTGTCCACCTCGAGGGTGATCGCCGCGTACGTCTCGGTGGTCGAGTCCTTCGCGAAACCGTTCTCCTCGAGCAACCCGACGACCTTCTCGCCGCCCTGCCAGCCCGCGGCGTACTGACCGCGGGCGGTGGTCTCGTCGAACGGCTCGGCCGGCCGCGTCGCCGACAGCACCTTGATCTTCTCGGCGTGCAGTTCGGACGCCGCGAAGCTCACCGGCTCCTCCATCGCCGTGAAGGCGAGCAGCTGCAGCAGGTGGTTCTGGATGACGTCGCGTGCGGCGCCGATGCCGTCGTAGTAGCCGGCCCGCCCACCGAGGCCGATGTCCTCGGCCATGGTGATCTGCACGTG
This region of Rhodococcus sp. Z13 genomic DNA includes:
- the zwf gene encoding glucose-6-phosphate dehydrogenase, producing the protein MPESGAAAWVNPLRDGRDRRLPRIAGPCALVIFGVTGDLARRKLMPAVYDLANRGLLPPGFALVGFARRDWADEDFGQVVHDAVREHSRTPFREEVWQRLSEGIRFVQGTFDDDAAFAELATTLEKLDRERGTGGNHAFYLSVPPGAFPVVCGQLSRSGLAKSRDGAWSRVVIEKPFGHDLQSARELNAVVGEVFPEESVFRIDHYLGKETVQNILALRFANQMFEPVWNAHYVDHVQITMAEDIGLGGRAGYYDGIGAARDVIQNHLLQLLAFTAMEEPVSFAASELHAEKIKVLSATRPAEPFDETTARGQYAAGWQGGEKVVGLLEENGFAKDSTTETYAAITLEVDTRRWAGVPFYLRTGKRLGRRVTEIAVVFKRAPHLPFDETMTEELGQNALVIRVQPDEGVTMRFGSKVPGSEMEVRDVNMDFSYGQAFTVSSPEAYERLILDVLLGVPSLFPVDEEVELSWKILDPVLEYWAANGRPEPYEAGTWGPTSADEMLRRSGREWRRP